The region TCCGCCCGCGACGCGACGATGAGCGGGGAGCGGCCGCCCTGGACAATGCCGGCCATCTTGCCCTTGGCAAAATAGGTGATAGCCTTGGCCAGCACGTTGCCGGCCTCGATATCCGGCACAATCAGGATGTCGGCCCGGCCGGCAACCTCACTGCGAATGCCCTTGACCTCCGCGGCATCGAGCGAGATGGCGTTGTCCAGCGCCAGCGGGCCGTCCACAATGCCGCCGATGATCTGGCCGCGCTCGGCCATCTTGGACAGATTGGCGGCGTCCATGGTATTGGGAATCTTGGGGTTCACCATCTCCGTCGCCGCGATGATGGCCACCCTGGGACAGGAGATGCCCAGCGCCTGGGCGACTGAGATGGCGTTCTGCACGATCTCTACTTTCTGCTCCAGGTCTGGCGCCACCACTACGCCGGCGTCGCTGACGAAGATCAACCGGTCAAAACCAGGTATCTCAAACACGCCCACGTGCGAGAGGAGCCGGCCGGCACGGATCCCAAACTCCTTATCCAGCGCCGCCCGCAGAAAATCTCCCGTCTCCACCCGTCCCTTCATCGCCATATCCGCCCGACCCTGGCTGACCAGCGCCATGACCTGCCGGGCGGCCTCGCGCGGCTCCGGCACATGGATCATCTCCATGCGGCTCAGGTCAAGGCCTTCTTCCTGCGCGATGCGCTGGATGGCCGGCACATCCCCAACGAGGATGCATTCCGCCAGCCCCTGCCGCTCCGCGTCGACCGCCGCCAGCAGTACCTCCCGCTCATGGGCGGCGGCAATGGCTACCCGTTTCGGCCCTTTCGCTTTGGCCGCTTCGACCAGCTCTGCAAAGCTTCGGATCACATGTTCCTCCTTTGCGGCTCTGCTGTCAGCGCCTTTGCTGTCCTGCATCTATCCACCGCCGGCTGGGCGGTATTTCGGCACGGTGAAGAAGAACGTACTGCCCTTGCCCACTTCGCTGATGACCCCCACCTGGCCCCCGTGCGCCTCGACGATCTGTTTCACGATGGCCAGGCCCAGGCCGGCGCCCCCAAAGCGCCGCGTCGTGGAACCATCAATCTGATAGAACGGCTCAAAGATCCTCTCCAGCTTATCCGATGGGATGCCGATGCCGGTATCCCGTACCAGCACCCGCTCGTAATCGCCGGCGTCCTCGACCGATATCTCGATGAGGCCGCCTGGCGGGGTGAATTTGAGAGCATTGCCGATCAGGTTATCCAGCACCTGCCCCAGACGAGCGCGATCCCCGAATACCGGGTCTAAATCAGGCGGGACCTTGCATATCAACTGCAAATTCGCCTCCTGTGCCGCTGCCTCCGCCCCCCGCAGGGCCATGTCAATGACATCCGCCAGAGAGACCGGCGCCAGCTCCAGGGAAGCCATCTCGGCGCGCTGGAGGGAAATAATGTCGCCTACGAGACGGGTCAGTGTCTCGGTCTTATTGGAGACGATCTGCAGGGCTTCACGCTGTTGTTCATTCAGCTCTCCCAGCGCGCCCTCTAACAGCAGGTCCACATACCCGCGGATAAAGGTCAGCGGTGTGCGAAGCTCATGGGAGACGTTCTGCACAAATTCCGATTTCAGGCGGTTCAGCTCTTTCAGCTCATCATAGGCGAGCTTCAGCCGGCGCGCCCGCTCTTTAAGGCTTTCGTACAGACGCGCATTCTCGATCATAGCGGCCGCCTGCGCCGCGGCAATGGTCAACAGCCGGCCCTCTTCCGGGTCAAAGGCGTTGGGCATGCTGTCATCCACACTCAAGGTGCCGATCACATTCCCCTTGGTGATCATCGGCACCACCAGCAGGGAGCGCACCTCCGGGTCGAAGAAGATAAAGTCCGGCTCCTGATAGGTGTCAGGGATGTAAATGGGCCGGCGCTCCACCACCACCCGGCCGCTGACGCCCTCCCCAACCCGCAGTTTGGCCTCTTTCTGCCATTTCGGCTTGATGCCGCTGGCCGCCCGGATCTCCAGCATGCCCGACTTTTCATCCAGCAGGAAGATGCAGCAGCTCCGGCAGTTAATCACCCGCCGCAGGATGACCACCAGCGAGTCGAGCATCTGGTTCAGGTCCAGGCTGGTGGTCATGCGCTGGGCCAGGGTGTACAGCGTCGAGACCTCGGCCAGCCGGCGTTCCGTCTCCTCGTAAAGCTGGGCGTTTTCCAGCGCGATAGCCGCGGAGACCGCCAGCGCTTCCGCCAGACGCTGATCATCCAGCGCGAAGGGAGGCGTCGGCGCCCGCCGCGTCAACTGCACTACCCCCAGCAGTTTATCCTTGACGCGCAGAGGCAGG is a window of Anaerolineae bacterium DNA encoding:
- a CDS encoding GAF domain-containing protein; its protein translation is QIVGVLELVPGSDRALGAQEQMIVEVLAEQVGLIVQNARLLAERERRLSELATLANLAHAISAVLNRDKVSQLILESMMGLTDADSAALFLRAEDGLVLQASLSRQARENEPQERFNLEQAEAVMQSGAPLALTAPSPTGRHMLNLPLRVKDKLLGVVQLTRRAPTPPFALDDQRLAEALAVSAAIALENAQLYEETERRLAEVSTLYTLAQRMTTSLDLNQMLDSLVVILRRVINCRSCCIFLLDEKSGMLEIRAASGIKPKWQKEAKLRVGEGVSGRVVVERRPIYIPDTYQEPDFIFFDPEVRSLLVVPMITKGNVIGTLSVDDSMPNAFDPEEGRLLTIAAAQAAAMIENARLYESLKERARRLKLAYDELKELNRLKSEFVQNVSHELRTPLTFIRGYVDLLLEGALGELNEQQREALQIVSNKTETLTRLVGDIISLQRAEMASLELAPVSLADVIDMALRGAEAAAQEANLQLICKVPPDLDPVFGDRARLGQVLDNLIGNALKFTPPGGLIEISVEDAGDYERVLVRDTGIGIPSDKLERIFEPFYQIDGSTTRRFGGAGLGLAIVKQIVEAHGGQVGVISEVGKGSTFFFTVPKYRPAGGG
- a CDS encoding bifunctional enoyl-CoA hydratase/phosphate acetyltransferase, producing the protein MQDSKGADSRAAKEEHVIRSFAELVEAAKAKGPKRVAIAAAHEREVLLAAVDAERQGLAECILVGDVPAIQRIAQEEGLDLSRMEMIHVPEPREAARQVMALVSQGRADMAMKGRVETGDFLRAALDKEFGIRAGRLLSHVGVFEIPGFDRLIFVSDAGVVVAPDLEQKVEIVQNAISVAQALGISCPRVAIIAATEMVNPKIPNTMDAANLSKMAERGQIIGGIVDGPLALDNAISLDAAEVKGIRSEVAGRADILIVPDIEAGNVLAKAITYFAKGKMAGIVQGGRSPLIVASRADPHESKMVSMALGILLAN